In one window of Kosmotoga pacifica DNA:
- a CDS encoding SDR family oxidoreductase has translation MDFNGKVVLVTGGAKGIGKAIVLEFLKHSAWVAFFDTDEANSRKLLKGADSGENLLYVRVNVADEEEVEKGVEEVVNNFGTLDILINNAGIGWTRDIYTRGMEEWDRILAVNLRSSYMLSKYCAPYLSKGRRKTPEEMNLLESTGYNVPKQGVIINIASTRALMSEPDSEPYSAAKGGLIALTHSLAISLGPWVRVNAISPGWINVSGENLRAIDHLQHPVGRVGRPEDIAKVCLFLASEEASFITGANFVVDGGMTIKMIYAE, from the coding sequence ATGGATTTCAACGGAAAGGTTGTACTGGTTACAGGCGGAGCAAAAGGTATAGGAAAAGCTATTGTCCTGGAGTTTTTGAAGCATTCCGCCTGGGTGGCTTTTTTTGACACAGACGAAGCCAATTCAAGGAAGCTACTTAAAGGAGCAGATTCAGGTGAGAATCTCCTTTATGTCAGGGTGAATGTTGCCGATGAAGAAGAAGTAGAAAAAGGTGTGGAAGAAGTTGTGAATAATTTTGGAACCTTAGACATCCTGATAAACAATGCAGGAATAGGCTGGACAAGAGATATCTACACCCGCGGCATGGAGGAGTGGGACCGCATTCTAGCTGTTAATTTAAGATCTTCTTATATGCTTTCCAAATACTGTGCACCATACCTTTCAAAAGGTCGGAGAAAAACCCCGGAGGAAATGAATCTCCTTGAAAGTACCGGTTATAACGTCCCGAAGCAGGGCGTTATAATCAATATCGCATCTACAAGGGCATTGATGTCAGAACCTGATTCCGAACCGTATTCAGCCGCTAAAGGTGGCCTAATCGCCCTGACCCATTCGCTAGCTATTAGTCTCGGCCCATGGGTACGGGTAAATGCCATAAGTCCTGGCTGGATAAATGTATCCGGAGAGAACCTCAGAGCCATTGACCATTTACAGCACCCAGTAGGGAGAGTTGGAAGGCCAGAAGATATCGCAAAAGTCTGTCTTTTTCTGGCCTCTGAAGAGGCGAGCTTCATCACAGGTGCAAACTTCGTCGTAGATGGTGGTATGACCATTAAAATGATCTACGCAGAATAG
- a CDS encoding ABC transporter permease: MKRIYYFLKFSLRNDLRQFESYFWSIIFPIILFLLLTSIFGNIGNPDSLKFNAGIVKGENLAGPGMILDEVLRGISGENGPFAITEYSSLEEAQKALKDGKIELVLNIPKGTSSMLGASLIFKGNKLFHAELEIIYISGKQSSELAADIMSSILEQVNLEIARRWETAYKEVKVSTKTVTSENEESFDYNTFLFPGVLLMAILIASLMDSPLNLTFFRESGFNKKVYVTPISPVEYLTAHFMKVIAVNLLAVILLYVVALKFYSVDRAILSPRFLGSILFSLVVMIPFGLMVVSLVKKSSSVMVVGQLSFQAMMFLGGLFFPVFNMPSGMKIFVYIVPTTYLAELMRRGIGYEIGPMSDSLLVLVPSLWAIGAALVFVLNFKKVMGYE; this comes from the coding sequence TTGAAACGGATCTATTATTTTCTCAAGTTCTCTTTGCGTAATGATCTCAGACAATTCGAATCTTATTTCTGGTCTATAATTTTTCCTATTATACTCTTTTTGCTCCTCACTTCTATTTTTGGGAACATAGGAAATCCGGATAGTTTAAAGTTCAATGCGGGAATAGTGAAGGGAGAAAATCTCGCCGGTCCTGGTATGATTCTTGACGAAGTGCTCAGGGGGATATCGGGAGAAAATGGTCCTTTCGCTATCACGGAATATTCCTCCCTTGAAGAAGCTCAGAAAGCTTTGAAGGACGGAAAGATAGAATTGGTATTGAATATACCGAAGGGAACGAGCTCCATGCTTGGGGCTTCATTGATTTTCAAAGGCAATAAGCTCTTTCATGCAGAGCTGGAAATTATTTATATTTCAGGAAAGCAGAGTTCTGAACTAGCAGCTGACATAATGTCGTCCATTCTTGAGCAGGTCAATCTCGAAATCGCGAGAAGGTGGGAAACTGCGTATAAAGAGGTGAAAGTTAGCACTAAAACGGTAACGTCGGAGAATGAAGAGAGCTTTGACTACAATACATTTCTCTTTCCCGGTGTCCTGTTGATGGCTATCCTGATCGCATCATTGATGGATAGCCCCTTAAACCTCACCTTTTTCAGGGAATCGGGGTTCAATAAGAAAGTTTATGTTACCCCCATCAGCCCCGTAGAATATCTGACAGCCCATTTTATGAAAGTCATCGCAGTAAACCTTCTCGCAGTCATACTGTTATATGTAGTGGCTCTCAAGTTTTATTCCGTTGATAGAGCGATTCTTTCACCCAGGTTCCTCGGTTCGATTTTATTCTCTCTGGTGGTAATGATTCCTTTCGGCCTGATGGTAGTTTCACTGGTCAAAAAGTCTTCCAGTGTTATGGTAGTGGGACAGCTTTCTTTTCAGGCCATGATGTTTCTTGGCGGTCTTTTCTTTCCGGTATTCAACATGCCTTCTGGGATGAAAATCTTCGTGTATATCGTGCCAACGACCTATCTTGCCGAGCTGATGCGCAGAGGAATCGGATACGAAATCGGACCGATGTCCGATTCATTACTGGTACTGGTTCCTTCTTTATGGGCTATCGGAGCGGCGCTGGTCTTTGTGCTAAATTTCAAGAAGGTGATGGGTTATGAATAA
- a CDS encoding FprA family A-type flavoprotein: protein MHKGIKIHDGIFWIGVNDNETHLFESLWPLPKGVSYNAYMILDEKVALIDTVKGGYFSQYLNKIKALLPKGKAVDYLIINHMEPDHSGAIKVLVEAFPELKIIGNKKTLQFLEGFYGVTKNTISVEDGEVLELGKHKLKFYLTPMVHWPETMMTYDITSRTLFSGDAFGGFGALNGGIFDDQVDLEYYEDEILRYFSNIVGRYSGMVQRAFKKLEGLEIKIIAATHGPVWRSNPSKIIELYDRWSKQETEEGVVLVYGSMYGNTQKMMEAVASGLCSEGVKKIRLHNITQSHLSFIIRDIWRFKGLIMGSCTYNMELFPPMKQLVSALENRMMKNRYVGVFGSYSWSGGALKELEEFANRNNKDWTLVEPVIEALHSPNDEDLQKCELLGRNMAKAIKS from the coding sequence ATGCACAAAGGTATTAAAATTCACGATGGGATTTTTTGGATAGGCGTCAATGACAATGAAACTCATCTCTTCGAGTCTTTGTGGCCACTTCCAAAAGGCGTTTCATATAATGCATATATGATACTCGATGAAAAAGTGGCACTCATAGATACGGTAAAGGGCGGGTATTTCTCGCAGTACCTCAATAAGATTAAGGCCCTGCTACCTAAAGGAAAAGCTGTCGATTATCTGATAATCAATCACATGGAACCGGATCATTCTGGGGCTATAAAGGTTCTCGTTGAAGCCTTTCCTGAGCTGAAGATAATCGGGAACAAAAAGACTCTTCAGTTCCTGGAAGGATTCTACGGGGTAACCAAAAACACCATTTCCGTGGAAGATGGCGAGGTCCTCGAGCTTGGAAAGCACAAACTCAAATTCTACCTGACTCCCATGGTGCACTGGCCTGAGACTATGATGACATATGATATAACCTCAAGAACCCTCTTCTCTGGTGATGCTTTTGGTGGTTTTGGGGCTCTCAACGGAGGTATATTTGATGATCAGGTCGACCTGGAATACTATGAAGACGAAATACTTCGCTACTTCTCTAACATCGTCGGGCGTTACAGTGGAATGGTTCAGCGTGCTTTCAAAAAACTCGAAGGATTGGAAATCAAAATAATTGCAGCAACTCATGGTCCCGTCTGGAGGAGCAATCCTTCAAAGATAATAGAACTCTACGATCGCTGGAGCAAACAAGAAACAGAAGAGGGAGTGGTACTCGTTTATGGTTCTATGTATGGAAACACTCAGAAGATGATGGAAGCTGTCGCTAGTGGGTTGTGTTCTGAAGGTGTTAAAAAAATAAGACTTCACAATATAACCCAATCCCACCTGTCTTTTATAATCAGAGACATATGGAGATTCAAAGGCCTTATCATGGGTAGCTGTACATACAACATGGAATTATTTCCACCCATGAAACAGCTCGTTTCTGCTCTGGAAAACAGGATGATGAAAAATAGGTATGTAGGCGTTTTCGGCTCTTATAGCTGGAGCGGTGGTGCCTTGAAAGAGCTTGAAGAGTTCGCCAATAGAAATAACAAAGACTGGACACTTGTTGAACCGGTAATAGAGGCGCTTCATTCACCCAATGATGAAGATCTGCAAAAATGTGAATTGCTTGGAAGGAATATGGCAAAAGCGATAAAGAGTTGA
- a CDS encoding vWA domain-containing protein produces the protein MKQLLLLFIFFFIFTSLFAQLNILSVDTSDFPLITLKISGEEATASSIQVYDGGERAELYEFGMDSVEDRKPLDIVFIIDNSGTMGVKIAAVKDKVASIAEEMRKNGYDLRFAVIGFGTTINHEFTNIKGSRFTTSIEELQKQLNEVLSYVGGADECQIRALYTAASYDFRKEAGKVLILITDEDSHQNPVNDSFYPRLIEKINRLKLNVFVLYQDPDERYEELAKLSGGKAFMFGEDNFEKAFDELFTLRRFTSTLSFFLPLSYPVLSSGDEHELRVRNLVTGSEATTTIKIPEESRTSIRIFEIDHSKFPIIHLKVSLNTYNQTLYENAIRIYEDYNLVKNVELIALSRRINAPVDIVFVLDTTASMINEIRGMVDSLITFTEILESSGLDARIGLITFGDELRTQYDLTDNFVKIKKALEEQYATGGGDIPENSLDAVMRISEFTFRKNAQKIVILITDAAPHYRGDGSHFSAYSVGEVREFLLEEGITFILVGPDKPEEFHELSKDVPGKFIEISYARARDFGTILNSIAREISSQYEITYRSPDPITPGLRRVHVGYGIVGDSTVYTILPPIDFEINSFIAKPFIVRPGGTVELRCTTYPDELLAFEWLVEAGEIIETMGNRAIWQLPAEEGAFIATVTVKSAKFTKKAEVVVMVQETPCE, from the coding sequence ATGAAGCAGTTGTTGTTGCTTTTCATATTCTTTTTTATTTTCACCTCGCTCTTTGCGCAGTTAAATATTCTGAGTGTTGATACATCTGATTTCCCGTTGATAACATTGAAGATCAGTGGCGAAGAAGCGACGGCATCTTCAATCCAGGTATACGATGGCGGTGAGCGCGCCGAGTTGTACGAATTCGGCATGGATTCAGTGGAGGACAGAAAGCCCCTCGATATTGTTTTCATTATAGACAATTCTGGTACTATGGGTGTGAAGATAGCCGCTGTAAAAGATAAGGTGGCGTCTATAGCCGAAGAAATGCGAAAAAATGGTTATGATCTGAGGTTTGCTGTCATTGGCTTCGGCACAACAATAAACCATGAATTCACAAACATAAAGGGGTCGAGGTTCACAACTTCAATCGAAGAGCTTCAGAAACAGCTCAATGAAGTCCTCAGTTACGTTGGTGGAGCAGACGAGTGCCAGATAAGAGCCCTGTATACAGCAGCAAGCTATGACTTCAGAAAGGAAGCGGGAAAAGTACTTATCCTGATCACTGATGAAGACAGTCATCAGAACCCCGTAAACGACTCGTTTTACCCCAGATTGATAGAAAAGATAAATAGGTTGAAGTTAAATGTTTTTGTACTTTATCAGGATCCGGACGAGAGATACGAAGAGCTAGCGAAACTGAGTGGCGGTAAAGCGTTCATGTTCGGAGAAGACAATTTTGAGAAAGCCTTCGATGAACTTTTCACTCTGCGAAGATTCACGAGCACGTTAAGTTTCTTCTTGCCGTTAAGCTATCCGGTCTTGAGCTCCGGTGATGAGCACGAGTTGCGAGTGAGGAATCTCGTAACAGGCTCAGAGGCGACCACCACGATTAAAATTCCTGAAGAAAGCAGAACTTCTATTAGGATCTTTGAAATTGATCATTCGAAGTTCCCAATCATTCACTTGAAGGTCAGCTTGAATACCTATAATCAGACGCTTTACGAGAATGCGATACGGATATATGAAGACTATAACCTGGTTAAAAACGTGGAACTTATCGCGTTGAGCAGAAGAATAAACGCCCCGGTAGATATAGTCTTCGTTCTCGACACAACCGCGAGCATGATAAATGAAATCAGGGGAATGGTGGATAGTCTCATTACTTTCACGGAAATCCTCGAAAGTTCGGGACTCGATGCGAGAATTGGATTGATAACCTTTGGAGACGAATTGAGAACGCAGTACGACCTGACAGACAACTTTGTCAAGATCAAAAAAGCTCTTGAAGAACAGTACGCCACAGGGGGAGGGGACATACCCGAGAATTCCCTTGATGCAGTTATGCGGATTTCTGAATTCACCTTTAGAAAGAACGCTCAGAAGATCGTGATTCTCATAACCGATGCTGCCCCCCACTACCGCGGAGACGGTTCACACTTCTCAGCGTATTCCGTTGGAGAAGTCAGAGAATTTCTTCTTGAAGAAGGGATCACATTCATCTTGGTGGGGCCTGATAAACCGGAAGAATTCCATGAACTTAGCAAAGATGTCCCCGGGAAATTCATAGAAATTTCTTACGCTCGTGCCCGAGACTTTGGTACTATTTTGAACTCCATAGCGAGAGAGATTTCATCTCAGTACGAAATAACTTACAGATCGCCTGACCCCATCACTCCCGGACTAAGGCGTGTGCACGTTGGTTATGGAATAGTCGGAGATTCCACAGTTTATACAATACTGCCCCCGATTGATTTTGAGATAAATTCTTTTATAGCAAAACCATTCATTGTCAGGCCTGGAGGGACTGTTGAACTCAGATGTACGACTTATCCAGATGAGTTGTTGGCTTTCGAATGGTTAGTAGAAGCAGGAGAAATCATTGAGACGATGGGCAACAGGGCTATATGGCAACTCCCCGCTGAGGAAGGGGCATTCATCGCTACGGTCACTGTGAAGTCTGCTAAATTCACCAAAAAAGCGGAAGTTGTTGTGATGGTGCAGGAAACTCCGTGTGAATAA
- a CDS encoding GntR family transcriptional regulator → MLIKLDIHSAIPIYEQIKLAIIGKILKGELKRDDVLPSIRELASSLRVNPNTVVKAYKELELEGILIARQGIGFLVNSERSKVKEGFLMGLKKELAGTIKSAKRNGVSLEELMEVVFSIWNETK, encoded by the coding sequence ATGCTCATAAAACTCGACATACATTCAGCAATACCCATATACGAACAGATAAAGCTAGCGATCATAGGAAAAATATTGAAAGGGGAATTGAAACGCGACGATGTTTTGCCTTCGATTAGAGAACTCGCCTCAAGCCTGAGGGTAAACCCTAATACTGTTGTTAAAGCATATAAAGAATTGGAGCTTGAGGGCATCTTGATTGCAAGGCAGGGTATCGGTTTTCTCGTGAATTCTGAGCGTTCTAAAGTGAAAGAAGGGTTTCTTATGGGGTTGAAAAAGGAACTGGCTGGAACCATCAAAAGTGCAAAAAGGAATGGGGTTTCATTGGAGGAACTCATGGAGGTGGTATTTTCAATATGGAACGAAACGAAATGA
- a CDS encoding ABC transporter permease — translation MFYKEIRELKMTLVVISLLLIVALIATVAMKETAVNLLKGLTTEDIPEFAKKLIAKQDLLNNIDNNDYYLFSQWQGKNFGQFIPLLILVISIPIFAREIDKKTIYFLLSRLTRKRVFFVKYLTGLGVIFALIIIFSILGPVTMNLMGYSTGFELTFEGLVHQLIGGTLFYSIFIFFSVIFSDQTKPLILGMAMIIGLPILGLFKPLEFLNLYPYILGSRIYNEGVQIIASGVILVIAFAITIFDYLVFTKREF, via the coding sequence ATGTTTTATAAAGAGATAAGGGAATTGAAGATGACACTGGTCGTTATTTCATTGCTACTCATAGTGGCACTGATAGCAACTGTGGCGATGAAAGAGACTGCTGTTAATCTTTTAAAAGGACTTACTACGGAAGATATCCCGGAATTCGCAAAAAAACTTATTGCAAAGCAAGACCTTCTAAACAACATCGACAACAACGATTATTATCTTTTCAGCCAGTGGCAGGGGAAGAATTTCGGTCAGTTCATACCACTCCTCATACTTGTGATTTCTATTCCTATATTCGCAAGGGAGATAGACAAAAAAACAATCTATTTTCTCCTCTCTAGATTGACGAGGAAAAGGGTGTTCTTCGTGAAATATTTGACTGGGCTCGGGGTTATTTTCGCATTAATCATTATTTTCTCCATACTGGGCCCTGTTACTATGAACCTGATGGGTTACAGTACGGGATTTGAACTAACATTCGAAGGGTTGGTTCACCAGTTAATAGGAGGAACTCTGTTTTATTCGATCTTCATCTTTTTCTCGGTCATCTTTAGTGACCAGACGAAACCTCTGATTCTTGGGATGGCCATGATAATAGGTCTCCCCATCCTTGGGCTATTTAAACCCTTGGAGTTTCTTAATCTGTATCCTTATATCCTGGGTTCCAGGATTTATAATGAAGGAGTTCAGATTATAGCCTCTGGAGTGATTCTCGTAATCGCTTTTGCGATAACGATTTTTGACTATCTCGTATTCACAAAGCGGGAATTCTGA
- a CDS encoding ABC transporter ATP-binding protein translates to MIKLNKVTKVYAGEVKAVNHLSLEVKAGEIFGFLGPNGAGKTTTIKMITGVIKPTEGKVEVCGIDIQKEPVKAKRLIGYVADEPIVMEKLKGIEYLNFILNVFQVPKDVRAERIEGLLKAFKLSHAIMDPVNTYSHGMKQKLSLIAALSHNPKVWVLDEPIVGLDPESAFILKKMMRNHADSGNIVFFSTHIMEIAEKICDRIGIIHKGQLRFVGTVEEFKKLQGEGTLEELFLEVTRSGTEKIDFSYLDNS, encoded by the coding sequence ATGATAAAGCTTAACAAAGTAACTAAAGTCTATGCTGGTGAAGTAAAGGCCGTCAACCACCTTTCCTTAGAAGTCAAAGCCGGCGAAATATTTGGGTTCCTTGGCCCCAATGGAGCCGGGAAAACCACTACAATAAAGATGATAACAGGTGTCATAAAGCCCACAGAGGGTAAGGTTGAGGTCTGCGGAATCGATATCCAAAAAGAACCGGTCAAAGCAAAAAGGCTTATCGGCTACGTAGCTGATGAACCTATCGTTATGGAAAAACTCAAAGGTATCGAGTATCTTAACTTCATCCTGAACGTGTTTCAAGTACCAAAAGATGTTAGAGCAGAGAGGATAGAAGGGTTACTAAAGGCTTTCAAATTATCGCACGCCATTATGGACCCGGTAAACACATACTCCCATGGAATGAAGCAAAAGCTCAGCCTTATAGCGGCGCTGTCACATAATCCAAAAGTGTGGGTATTGGACGAACCCATTGTTGGTCTAGATCCAGAATCGGCTTTCATTCTAAAAAAAATGATGCGAAACCATGCAGATTCTGGCAATATTGTGTTTTTTTCCACACATATAATGGAAATTGCGGAAAAGATATGTGACAGAATCGGCATTATTCATAAAGGGCAGTTAAGATTCGTGGGAACCGTTGAGGAGTTCAAAAAGCTTCAGGGAGAAGGCACCCTTGAAGAACTCTTCTTAGAGGTGACGAGAAGTGGAACTGAAAAGATTGATTTCTCTTATCTGGACAATAGCTAA
- a CDS encoding putative ABC transporter permease subunit → MELKRLISLIWTIANANYGFSNIKYTYSKDKKRLWILVLMAYVIGVLIFSFVYFYKPLLVNSYRQLAAIGMERLFLANAFVSSGVIGFMTGFFLLINTLFFSKDMKVLTTLPLKASEVVTAKLFTVIIFQMLVSIVILLPSLIYFGLKNNMGVSYWIYTAVLFLLSQIFPMLFQTVLVLPLSRVVRFSKLKDFMLYFLGGAALAGSLVALFFIYRSSFSGGKEGLDFANFLADPNALINKLTYIYPPAFFATKTLLGSGIVGSLWLLGNIGLHGLVFAFTIWFAKKYYYDTYSELQEFYAMRKDVTSEELIEKLSKERSCLSILHSREWKYFLRVPSFALNGLAGTLIMPVMALMFIYIYRGNPQVGEQIDSFLFAVKDFYVPIGILAGVLVSSMNGLAASTFSREGKLLSELKVLPLSATDIFKAKFLNIMEVGAMGILFMTVVLHIMFGGTVLQDVLIVLLSLIVSAFLNLIQFMIDAIRPLLNWDNPQRAIKQNWNVALSIFIVFGFVGGFGFLITRTIDVISPALLTILITFSSIAGFLALLKPALKKIEQLIFRDV, encoded by the coding sequence GTGGAACTGAAAAGATTGATTTCTCTTATCTGGACAATAGCTAACGCAAACTATGGCTTCAGCAACATAAAATATACGTACTCAAAAGACAAAAAAAGACTCTGGATATTAGTGCTCATGGCTTACGTAATCGGAGTACTCATTTTTTCCTTCGTGTATTTTTACAAGCCTTTACTGGTCAACAGTTATCGACAATTAGCAGCTATAGGAATGGAGCGGTTATTTCTGGCTAACGCTTTTGTGAGTAGCGGGGTCATAGGGTTTATGACAGGATTTTTTCTGTTGATCAACACTCTCTTCTTCTCGAAGGATATGAAAGTCTTAACCACACTTCCTCTCAAAGCCTCGGAAGTGGTGACTGCAAAATTGTTCACCGTGATCATTTTTCAGATGCTTGTTTCTATCGTTATTTTGCTCCCCTCATTGATATATTTTGGATTGAAAAACAATATGGGTGTCTCGTACTGGATTTACACCGCCGTTTTATTTCTTCTCTCGCAGATATTTCCGATGCTGTTCCAGACAGTACTGGTCTTGCCACTATCCAGAGTGGTGAGGTTCAGTAAGCTCAAGGACTTTATGTTGTACTTTCTTGGGGGAGCTGCTCTGGCGGGATCGTTAGTCGCGCTTTTTTTCATCTACAGGTCCTCTTTCAGTGGAGGAAAAGAGGGTTTGGACTTTGCAAATTTTTTAGCCGATCCAAACGCACTGATAAACAAGCTTACATACATTTACCCGCCTGCATTCTTTGCCACAAAAACCCTTTTGGGCAGCGGGATAGTCGGATCTCTATGGCTGCTGGGAAATATCGGTTTACATGGATTAGTTTTTGCTTTCACCATCTGGTTCGCAAAAAAATATTATTACGACACATACAGCGAACTTCAGGAATTCTATGCCATGAGAAAGGATGTCACCAGTGAAGAGCTTATAGAAAAACTCAGCAAAGAAAGAAGTTGCCTTTCTATTTTGCACTCGAGGGAATGGAAGTATTTCCTGAGGGTTCCTTCCTTTGCTCTGAATGGACTCGCTGGAACGTTGATAATGCCAGTGATGGCGCTGATGTTTATATATATCTATAGAGGGAATCCCCAGGTCGGAGAGCAAATAGATAGCTTTCTGTTTGCGGTCAAGGATTTTTATGTTCCTATAGGTATTCTTGCTGGAGTGCTCGTGAGTTCAATGAATGGGCTTGCCGCTTCTACCTTTAGTCGAGAAGGTAAATTGTTATCCGAACTCAAGGTTCTTCCACTCAGTGCCACAGATATTTTCAAGGCGAAATTCTTGAACATCATGGAAGTGGGAGCTATGGGGATTCTGTTTATGACTGTTGTACTCCATATCATGTTTGGAGGAACTGTACTTCAGGATGTTCTAATAGTGCTATTATCCCTTATTGTTTCAGCTTTTCTCAATTTGATACAGTTTATGATCGACGCGATAAGACCTTTATTGAACTGGGATAATCCCCAGAGAGCTATCAAGCAAAACTGGAACGTGGCACTTTCGATTTTCATTGTTTTTGGCTTCGTTGGAGGGTTCGGTTTTCTCATAACACGTACAATCGATGTTATCTCACCAGCTTTATTAACAATTTTGATTACTTTTAGTAGCATAGCGGGTTTTCTGGCTCTGTTAAAACCCGCACTGAAAAAGATCGAACAATTAATATTTAGAGACGTGTAA
- a CDS encoding ABC transporter ATP-binding protein, protein MERNEMSIPVIIRNLRKNYGGIRAIDGIDFIVQPQQVHALLGPNGAGKTTTLKSILGFVNYKGDIKLFGKDIDSVRDKVAFVPDEKNFYKSLTGEQAIRMCEKLFDDFSTDKAKEFFDKFQLPLNQKIGTFSHGMKTQAYLSLILARQAKLYIFDEPTWGLDPIKRDDVLEMIRDLVIEGSSVLYTSHIIPEVERIADKISIMHKGKIHFSGSIDEIKESYIILKSEKRVELSGYRVVSYCKQNGKHIYLINTEKQNFSLKEDHEYYVPDLNEFFQVVIRGERNVL, encoded by the coding sequence ATGGAACGAAACGAAATGAGTATACCGGTTATCATTCGAAATCTCAGGAAAAATTATGGTGGTATAAGGGCCATTGATGGTATCGATTTTATCGTCCAACCACAACAGGTGCATGCTCTTCTTGGGCCCAATGGAGCCGGAAAGACAACTACGCTTAAATCGATACTCGGCTTTGTGAACTACAAAGGAGATATCAAGCTCTTTGGTAAGGACATCGATTCGGTTAGAGATAAGGTGGCCTTTGTTCCTGATGAGAAGAACTTTTACAAATCTCTGACAGGTGAGCAAGCTATTAGAATGTGTGAAAAGCTCTTTGATGACTTTAGTACCGATAAGGCGAAAGAATTCTTCGATAAATTTCAACTTCCATTGAACCAAAAAATCGGAACTTTTTCCCATGGCATGAAGACTCAAGCCTATCTTTCATTAATACTTGCACGACAGGCAAAGTTGTACATTTTTGATGAACCAACCTGGGGTTTAGATCCTATAAAAAGGGACGATGTTCTCGAGATGATACGCGACCTCGTTATCGAAGGAAGTTCTGTTCTATACACTTCACACATCATACCTGAAGTCGAGAGAATAGCGGACAAGATCTCAATTATGCACAAAGGAAAGATACACTTCTCGGGTTCTATTGACGAAATTAAGGAGAGTTACATCATTCTGAAGAGCGAAAAAAGGGTTGAGCTTTCTGGATATAGGGTCGTTTCTTATTGCAAGCAAAATGGGAAACATATATACCTGATCAATACTGAAAAGCAAAACTTTTCTCTGAAAGAAGATCATGAATATTATGTGCCAGACCTGAATGAGTTTTTCCAGGTTGTGATAAGAGGTGAGCGCAATGTTTTATAA
- a CDS encoding ABC transporter ATP-binding protein produces MTVAIEIKDLKKHYGNVKAVDGVSFAVKEGECLAILGPNGAGKTTTIEILEGLRKPDAGEIFYFGKRVERVGRDIKEVIGVQLQTSSFMDYLNVKETIEFFGGLYSKSLKPEELIELVELQEKARARVKNLSGGQKQRLAIAVALVNDPKIVFLDEPTTGLDPQARRLLWDTVLKLKEKKKTIILTTHYMEEAEYLADRIVIIDHGKIIAEGTLEELIKMIEEKNVIEFSLSDSHDEVFSVLAEHFTTLEKQDGNRFSLSTTDVEKSLAQIFKIVSELENSIENVMIRKPNLEDVFLKLTGHSLRD; encoded by the coding sequence ATGACAGTTGCAATAGAAATAAAGGACCTGAAAAAGCACTATGGAAATGTGAAGGCCGTGGATGGCGTATCTTTTGCTGTGAAAGAGGGTGAGTGCCTTGCAATACTTGGACCAAATGGCGCTGGAAAAACAACGACCATTGAAATACTCGAAGGTTTGCGTAAACCGGATGCAGGTGAAATATTTTATTTTGGAAAAAGAGTTGAAAGAGTAGGAAGGGACATCAAGGAAGTAATAGGCGTCCAACTTCAGACTAGCTCGTTTATGGATTATCTCAACGTTAAGGAGACCATTGAGTTCTTTGGTGGACTCTATTCGAAATCACTGAAGCCAGAAGAATTGATCGAATTGGTGGAACTTCAGGAGAAAGCCAGGGCGAGAGTGAAAAACCTTTCCGGGGGTCAAAAACAGAGACTTGCAATAGCAGTGGCCCTGGTTAATGACCCGAAGATAGTCTTTCTCGATGAACCGACAACAGGTCTTGACCCCCAAGCAAGGCGCTTGCTCTGGGACACCGTTTTGAAACTGAAGGAGAAAAAAAAGACCATCATTCTTACAACTCACTATATGGAAGAAGCCGAGTACCTCGCCGACAGAATCGTGATAATTGATCATGGAAAGATCATTGCCGAAGGTACCTTAGAAGAACTAATAAAAATGATCGAAGAGAAAAATGTGATAGAATTCAGCTTATCCGACTCTCACGATGAGGTGTTTTCCGTTCTCGCAGAACACTTCACTACTCTCGAGAAGCAAGATGGAAACAGATTTTCTCTCTCAACCACCGATGTAGAGAAGTCTCTGGCGCAGATCTTTAAGATCGTGAGTGAACTGGAAAATAGCATTGAGAATGTAATGATAAGAAAACCAAACCTCGAAGATGTTTTTTTGAAGCTTACAGGTCACAGCCTGCGAGATTGA